One genomic window of Glycine max cultivar Williams 82 chromosome 16, Glycine_max_v4.0, whole genome shotgun sequence includes the following:
- the LOC106796494 gene encoding serine/threonine-protein phosphatase 7 long form homolog codes for MTSSSSSSSGIHIKSGPIDGDVLWLQPKHVSEHVWNGEPDRKLHIRRAVPIYQGQEAIPEEIIPLLRQSGFYWIMKMGYLKINSSLITALIERWRPETHTFHLRCGEATITLQDVSVLLGLHTEGTPLIGQTNLDWAELCEELLGVRPQEGELQGSVVKLSWLAHHFSEINIHDGNVQQLKRFTRAWILRFIGGVLFVDKSSSKVSLRYLQFLRDFEQCSTYAWGPAVLAYLYREMCSATDYKIKSIGGMCILIQMWAWERCTTLAPKRTPPIMENKPLGHRWLRRGNQHIGNDDLIVFRRKLDMMKRHEFVWEPYPTTVMSMLPPICLVGSVAWCAVVPLICFHVVEWHQPDRVLRQFGMQQPIPESPSQPQNIHGLTLKGKQDENWFQLLGPFISQWNNRDEFRVDIYPRQEGLLSFNSDYMVWYRRKTKMFVDPNNANTATLGEVTETLQYMVSPQGRNTWTIDDLVPYVKKLAIISQEQERITEPVAHGPASERRFSPQQFHMLQSSVETRGFDRRREIVHAEDLSQQMDQHGHGMYYTPPTFSQYPSQMYQYPFEDHDTDMSASEHSFGGVTETHPHFSWPTMTPSQQHDVPMATPNAPLGPQWDVPRAIPDMGDILGVDLRHEFSAEAEQEGRRQRARRNPDRQARRWDRPCGTSSRHHGHHND; via the exons ATGACATCTTCGTCCTCATCTTCATCTGGTATACACATTAAGTCTGGTCCAATAGATGGAGACGTTTTATGGTTGCAACCTAAACATGTTTctgaacatgtttggaatggagaACCAGACAGGAAGTTACATATCAGACGAGCTGTACCCATCTATCAAGGGCAAGAAGCAATACCAGAGGAAATTATTCCTCTGCTTCGCCAATCGGGATTTTATTGGATTATGAAAATGGGGTACCtaaaaattaattcttcattaattacagccttgattgaaagatggaggcccgagACACACACGTTTCACTTGAGATGCGGAGAGGCTAcgattactcttcaagatgtgTCAGTCTTGTTAGGTCTTCATACTGAGGGGACACCATTAATTGGTCAGACtaatcttgattgggctgaattgtgtgaagaattattgggagtcagaccacaggaaggtgaacttcaaggcagtgtggtcaaattaagttggctggctcaccatttttctGAAATAAATATCCATGACGGTAACgtacaacaattaaaaagatttACCCGTGCATGGATCCTTAGATTCATAGGTGGAGTTCtatttgttgataaaagcaGCAGTAAAGTTTCCCTAAGGTACCTCCAATTTTTACGGGACTTTGAACAGTGCAGCACATATGCATGGGGACCTGCCGTGCTTGCTTATTTATACAGAGAGATGTGTAGCGCCAccgattacaaaataaaatcaatcggaggtatgtgcatcttaatccaaatgtgggcatgggaacgctgcacgactttggctccaaagagaACTCCTCCTATAATGGAAAACAAACCACTCGGACACag gtggctgcgacgtggaaaccaacatattggcaatgatgatctAATAGTTTTCCGTCGTAAATTAGATATGatgaaacgacatgag TTTGTGTGGGAGCCTTACCCAACAACTGTTATGTCGATGTTGCCTCCCATTTGTTTGGTTGGCAGTGTGGCGTGGTGCGCAGTGGTGCCActcatttgtttccatgttgtagAGTGGCACCAACCGGATAGGGTGTTgcgacaatttggaatgcaacaacctattccaGAGTCTCCTTCGCAACCACAGAATATCCATGGGCTAACGCTGAAAGGcaaacaagatgaaaattggTTCCAGCTGTTGGGCCCCTTTATCAGTCAGTGGAATAATCGAGATGAGTTTAGGGTCGACATTTATCCTCGACAAGAgggcctattgagttttaactcggattacatggtctggtataggcgaaaaacaaaaatgtttgtcgacccaaacaatgcaaacacggctacattg GGTGAAGTTACCGAGACATTGcagtatatggtgtcaccacaagggCGAAACACATGGACaattgatgatctcgtgccatATGTGAAAAAGTTAGCGATTATATCCCAAGAGCAAGAGAGGATCACTGAGCCTGTGGCACATGGTCCGGCATCAGAGCGTCGATTTTCCCCACAACagtttcacatgcttcagtcaagtgttgaaactcgagGATTTGACAGACGAAGGGAGATTGTTCACGCGGAAGATTTATCGCAGCAAATGGACCAGCatggccatggaatgtattacacgccaccaacattttctcagtatccttcgcagatgtatcagtatcctttcgAGGATCATGACACTGATATGTCTGCAAGCGAACATTCGTTTGGTGGTGTTACGGAAACAcatcctcatttttcatggccgacCATGACCCCTTCGCAGCAACATGATGTCCCAATGGcaacacctaatgccccatTAGGTCCGCAATGGGATGTACCCAgagcaatacctgatatgggtgacatattaggtgttgatttgcgtcacgAGTTTTCTGCAGAGGCTGAGCAAGAAGGGCGGAGACAGCGCGCAAGAAGAAATCCGGATCGTCAAGCCCGAAggtgggatcgaccatgtggcacatcctcgcgccatcacggacaccataatgactga